In Candidatus Edwardsbacteria bacterium, one genomic interval encodes:
- a CDS encoding GNAT family N-acetyltransferase, with protein sequence MAAANNGTVFHRQQFLDYHPQGRFDNHHLMLYDGARLAAVMPALIKDEQGSKTVISYGGASYGGLVVAAGSGIAEMNRVAEAATEYWSRQGVKRVLITQPPLIYMQQPNQYIDFSLAKLGYSYLKREISAVIPLEFPGEEAIISSFKPETRTALRKSYRSGVTVRVSEDIDEFYHILEKNLSARHNVKPTHTLAELKRLKKLLPKNILQFTSYLGKAPAAGMTVFICNPRVLLAFYISHDQDYQEHRPVNSVYHQVIKWGWESGFKYLDLGTFTLNMQPNWGLGRFKEGFGARGYLRETFELRF encoded by the coding sequence GTGGCTGCTGCCAATAACGGCACCGTTTTTCACCGGCAGCAGTTTTTGGATTATCATCCCCAGGGCCGGTTTGACAACCATCACCTGATGCTGTACGACGGTGCGCGGCTGGCTGCGGTGATGCCGGCCCTGATTAAGGACGAGCAGGGCAGCAAAACGGTGATATCCTACGGCGGGGCCTCCTATGGCGGCTTGGTGGTCGCCGCAGGGTCGGGGATAGCCGAGATGAACCGGGTGGCCGAAGCGGCCACCGAATACTGGTCCCGCCAGGGGGTCAAGCGGGTATTGATCACCCAGCCCCCGTTGATCTATATGCAGCAGCCCAATCAATACATCGATTTCAGCCTGGCCAAACTGGGCTATTCCTATCTGAAGAGGGAGATCAGCGCCGTCATCCCCTTGGAATTCCCCGGGGAGGAGGCGATCATAAGCAGCTTCAAGCCGGAGACCAGGACCGCCCTCAGAAAATCATACAGATCAGGCGTCACGGTCCGAGTCAGCGAAGATATCGATGAGTTCTATCATATATTGGAGAAGAACCTGAGTGCCCGGCATAACGTCAAACCCACCCATACTCTGGCAGAGTTGAAGAGGTTGAAAAAGCTGCTGCCGAAGAACATACTTCAGTTCACCTCCTACCTGGGGAAGGCCCCGGCGGCCGGAATGACGGTCTTCATCTGCAATCCCCGGGTCCTTTTGGCCTTCTACATCAGCCACGACCAGGATTACCAGGAGCATCGCCCGGTGAACTCGGTCTATCACCAGGTGATAAAATGGGGCTGGGAGAGCGGGTTCAAATACCTGGACCTAGGCACCTTCACCCTGAACATGCAGCCCAACTGGGGCCTGGGACGGTTCAAGGAGGGTTTCGGGGCCCGGGGGTATCTGCGGGAAACATTTGAATTAAGATTTTAA
- the murI gene encoding glutamate racemase gives MSHHSPIGIFDSGFGGLTIFRRIRELMPQYDYIYLGDNARTPYGNRSFETVLKFTAEGVQFLFSQGCPLVIIACNTASAKALRSIQQQYLPKTYPERRVLGVIRPTVESIQSKTKTDTVALWGTAGTVNSGSFVMEMANHAPSVKLVQQACPLLVPLVEAGELEGEGLEYYIKKYWRQTEIQSSKIDTLLLACTHYPLLKKQIEKIIPRDINILSQDELVAPSLAGYFKRHPEMDLLISTGGNCRYLTTDQCGHFDNLAKIFMGQDISSEKIELKEVKLLDNPRHMPLNAENEGAPG, from the coding sequence ATGTCCCATCATTCACCCATAGGCATATTCGACTCTGGGTTCGGCGGGCTGACCATCTTCCGCAGAATCCGGGAGCTGATGCCGCAGTACGATTACATCTATCTGGGCGACAACGCCCGGACGCCATACGGCAACCGCTCGTTCGAGACGGTGCTCAAATTCACCGCCGAGGGGGTGCAGTTTCTGTTCTCCCAGGGCTGCCCGCTGGTCATCATCGCCTGCAATACCGCCAGCGCCAAGGCCCTGCGCAGCATCCAGCAGCAGTACCTGCCCAAGACCTACCCCGAACGGAGGGTGCTGGGGGTGATCCGGCCCACGGTGGAGTCCATTCAAAGCAAAACCAAGACCGACACCGTGGCCTTGTGGGGAACGGCCGGAACGGTCAACTCCGGGAGCTTCGTGATGGAGATGGCCAATCACGCCCCCTCGGTGAAGCTGGTCCAGCAGGCCTGCCCCCTGCTGGTGCCTTTGGTGGAGGCCGGGGAACTGGAGGGAGAAGGATTGGAATATTACATAAAAAAATACTGGCGGCAGACCGAGATCCAAAGTTCTAAAATCGATACCCTGCTTCTGGCCTGCACTCACTATCCGCTGCTTAAAAAACAGATCGAAAAGATCATACCCCGGGACATCAATATCCTTTCCCAGGATGAGCTGGTGGCGCCCAGCCTGGCCGGGTATTTTAAGCGCCATCCGGAAATGGATCTGCTTATTTCCACCGGCGGCAATTGCCGTTACCTGACCACCGACCAGTGCGGCCATTTTGACAACCTGGCCAAGATCTTCATGGGACAGGATATCTCCTCCGAGAAGATAGAACTCAAAGAAGTAAAACTGCTGGATAACCCCCGGCATATGCCGCTGAACGCCGAAAATGAAGGTGCTCCGGGATGA
- a CDS encoding RluA family pseudouridine synthase encodes MAIPSDITVSSQQTPVRLDRYLICQGLNISRNRIQGLIQSGNITVNGRRSAPSYLVRSGDRIHLRQEAGPLKRDRPQAEDLPLEVVFEDGDLMVVNKPAGMVVHPAAGNYSGTLVNALLHHSDQLSEAGDGQRPGILHRLDKDTSGLLLVAKSDQAHAVLARQMGARQITRRYQALAWGLMEEPAGTINAPIGRSAFDRKKMDVSAIRGRNAITHYRVLGEYRIASHLELKLETGRTHQIRVHLKHLGHPIVGDITYGGTGKQVIAAFARRDPGPAESILSSIGRQALHAGVLGFVHPVTGKYLEFSSPLPDDIQGLIKTLKAL; translated from the coding sequence ATGGCGATCCCCAGCGACATCACCGTATCCTCCCAGCAGACCCCGGTCCGGCTGGACCGGTATCTTATCTGCCAGGGCCTGAATATCTCCCGTAACCGGATACAGGGCCTGATCCAATCGGGCAACATAACCGTCAACGGCCGACGGTCGGCCCCCTCCTATCTGGTCCGTTCCGGAGACCGGATCCATCTCCGGCAGGAGGCCGGACCCTTGAAAAGAGACCGGCCCCAGGCAGAGGACCTCCCGCTGGAGGTGGTGTTCGAGGACGGCGACCTGATGGTGGTCAACAAGCCGGCCGGTATGGTGGTCCATCCGGCGGCCGGCAATTACAGCGGGACGCTGGTCAACGCCCTGCTCCATCACTCTGACCAACTTTCGGAGGCCGGAGACGGCCAGCGGCCCGGCATACTGCACCGGCTGGACAAGGACACCTCGGGCCTGCTGCTGGTGGCCAAGTCCGACCAGGCCCACGCCGTCCTGGCCCGGCAGATGGGGGCCCGCCAGATCACCCGGCGTTACCAGGCGCTGGCCTGGGGCCTGATGGAGGAGCCGGCGGGAACCATCAACGCCCCCATCGGCCGCTCCGCCTTCGACCGCAAGAAAATGGATGTCTCGGCCATCCGGGGGAGAAATGCAATCACCCATTACCGGGTGCTGGGAGAGTACCGGATAGCCAGCCATCTGGAGCTGAAGCTGGAGACCGGCCGCACCCATCAGATAAGGGTGCATCTCAAGCATCTGGGGCATCCCATAGTTGGTGATATTACCTACGGCGGCACCGGGAAACAGGTGATAGCAGCTTTTGCCCGGCGCGATCCCGGTCCGGCCGAAAGTATCCTGTCATCCATCGGCCGCCAAGCCCTGCATGCCGGGGTCCTGGGGTTCGTCCACCCGGTCACCGGAAAATATCTGGAGTTTTCATCTCCGCTTCCGGACGATATCCAGGGGCTGATCAAAACCCTGAAAGCCCTTTAG
- a CDS encoding ABC transporter substrate-binding protein: protein MNIFQINKSQRTAAAMENPGHTYENRLSENDLNNYLTKISQFTDLLPAIMEGIKQLSAADNIHLTVIQEFQDKLTEIFRGQEEIAGYSAMVLDTSLDYNQVILETEAVLKSLITSFDQSLELNRQLAGGLESLSEISKQLQDLVAVMTEMSLAISQVSRNAEIKAFHAGNVGRGFGVIAENMNLLSQELRKTAGKAPGLDSSLKEKIARAVQGLSRAKDLAASLKESSTAMEAELSDIYQANQLIVQGFQEMRRHSDSQHEIKDRLLSGIADISQITANLGISQEVVASVLTTEMASVGQIEFVREQLEMARAVWQKRPAPSILREIAIKLKHLQSALGYSVSHWHGLQESVIGLKSTALQEEKISTQVWAEMERLFGGIDGLGNGVQQVVLMLESVTSRADGLQKNLRISTENLGLLRSLLDEFRATGAGISRDLAELQETGQGIRSFAEQVKLLAFYSAVEVADMGQWTKELEPIVSQTRGLALQAESDSAKMTPMLAELQKQFLNTVSLLDRNIEMVGLNLTDISQADISLNKVLEETGRLSAIGSSAKIGIDAQAADRNGLVEVYSQYANSFRAVSSNLEMIQRLFKQAHESLLGFGQIAGQLFGQIDERIIKEDFGGILKLTLPSEPLTLDPAMRTDATSNEVVAQIYEGLVQFDAGVNVLPAIATHWSISGDGREWTFNIKKGVKFHNGRELTSDDVRYTLERLLSPGLNSPNAYFVDMIEGAADFRASRTNSVKGIRIIDSHTLVIRLESAYMPFLANLASSVTAIVPKEEVLKAGGNLSSNPVGTGPFKFKEWIPGSKIELDRFNDYYEQKVSLRGIIYHINIPEDQRSQKLERREIDQLEVRGKEREAICSLGSCLVEKLPALNIQYVCINVSMATPFVDKRVRQALNYAINKNNLIDASSLRAEATVARGVFPPGLAAYNPDLKGYDYSPEKAKSLLAQAGYPSGLPGEYLMDIRDNREQMERAEIMINDCRKAGIMLRANPLPWKELLERSYEGQAALSVRGWSSDNGDPDNFLYPLFHSKNWGRPGNTSFYKSLKVDEMLIRALAIRSPVERLNFYREIEQLVVEDAPWVFLYHSMKYTATNPYVHGCRIRPMGAARLKDCWMETE, encoded by the coding sequence ATGAATATTTTCCAAATAAATAAAAGCCAGAGAACGGCCGCCGCCATGGAAAACCCCGGCCATACCTATGAAAACCGGCTTTCGGAGAACGATCTGAACAACTATCTCACCAAGATCAGCCAGTTCACCGACCTGCTTCCGGCCATAATGGAGGGCATCAAGCAGCTTTCGGCGGCCGACAATATCCATCTGACGGTCATCCAGGAATTCCAGGATAAACTTACCGAGATATTCCGGGGACAGGAGGAGATCGCCGGATATTCCGCCATGGTGCTGGATACCAGCCTGGATTACAACCAGGTGATCCTGGAGACCGAGGCGGTCCTCAAATCGCTGATAACCTCCTTCGACCAATCGCTGGAACTCAACCGCCAACTGGCCGGCGGCTTGGAGAGCCTGTCGGAGATATCCAAGCAACTGCAGGACCTGGTGGCGGTGATGACCGAGATGTCCCTGGCCATCAGCCAGGTCTCCCGGAACGCCGAGATCAAGGCCTTTCATGCCGGCAATGTGGGCCGGGGCTTCGGGGTGATCGCCGAGAACATGAACCTGCTGTCCCAGGAGCTGAGGAAAACCGCGGGAAAAGCCCCCGGGCTGGACTCATCGCTGAAGGAGAAGATAGCCCGGGCCGTCCAGGGTTTGAGCCGGGCCAAGGACCTGGCGGCCAGCCTCAAGGAGAGCTCGACAGCCATGGAGGCCGAACTGTCGGACATCTACCAGGCCAACCAGCTGATAGTGCAGGGATTTCAGGAGATGCGCCGGCATTCCGACAGCCAGCATGAGATAAAGGACCGGCTGCTTTCAGGCATTGCCGATATCAGCCAGATCACTGCCAATTTGGGCATAAGCCAGGAAGTGGTGGCCTCGGTGCTGACCACCGAGATGGCCAGCGTGGGGCAGATAGAGTTTGTCCGGGAGCAGCTGGAGATGGCCCGGGCGGTATGGCAGAAACGGCCCGCCCCTTCCATCCTGCGGGAGATAGCCATAAAATTGAAACATCTCCAATCGGCCCTGGGGTATTCCGTCAGCCACTGGCACGGACTGCAGGAATCGGTCATCGGGCTTAAGAGCACCGCCCTGCAGGAGGAGAAGATCTCCACCCAGGTATGGGCCGAAATGGAACGGCTGTTCGGGGGCATCGACGGACTGGGCAACGGGGTCCAGCAAGTAGTGCTGATGCTGGAATCGGTGACCAGCCGGGCCGATGGCCTCCAGAAAAACCTGAGAATCTCCACCGAGAACCTGGGATTGCTCCGCAGCCTGCTGGATGAATTCAGGGCCACCGGCGCCGGCATCTCCCGGGACCTGGCCGAGCTTCAGGAGACCGGCCAGGGGATCCGTTCTTTTGCGGAGCAGGTCAAGCTTCTGGCCTTCTACTCGGCGGTGGAGGTGGCCGATATGGGGCAATGGACCAAGGAGCTGGAGCCGATAGTCTCACAGACCAGAGGTCTGGCCCTGCAGGCCGAAAGCGATTCGGCCAAGATGACGCCGATGCTGGCGGAACTCCAGAAGCAGTTCCTGAACACCGTGTCGCTGCTGGACCGGAATATTGAGATGGTCGGCCTCAACTTGACCGATATCTCGCAGGCCGATATCTCCTTGAACAAAGTGCTGGAGGAGACCGGAAGACTGTCCGCCATCGGGAGCAGCGCCAAGATTGGGATAGACGCCCAGGCGGCCGACCGCAACGGCCTGGTGGAGGTATATTCCCAATACGCCAATTCATTCCGGGCGGTCAGCAGCAACTTGGAGATGATCCAGCGGCTGTTCAAACAGGCCCATGAATCCCTGCTGGGCTTCGGGCAGATCGCCGGACAGCTTTTCGGCCAGATAGACGAACGGATCATCAAAGAGGATTTCGGCGGGATATTGAAATTAACCCTGCCCTCGGAGCCGCTGACCCTGGACCCGGCTATGAGGACCGACGCCACCTCCAATGAAGTGGTGGCCCAGATATACGAGGGCCTGGTGCAGTTCGATGCCGGGGTCAACGTGCTGCCGGCCATCGCCACCCACTGGAGCATATCCGGCGACGGCCGGGAATGGACCTTCAATATCAAGAAGGGGGTCAAATTCCACAACGGCAGGGAGCTGACCTCCGATGATGTGAGATACACCCTGGAGAGGCTTTTGAGCCCGGGCCTGAATTCTCCCAACGCCTATTTCGTGGACATGATAGAGGGGGCGGCCGATTTCCGGGCCAGCCGGACCAATTCCGTCAAGGGGATCAGGATCATTGATTCGCACACCCTGGTCATCCGGCTGGAATCGGCCTATATGCCTTTTCTGGCGAATCTGGCATCCTCGGTAACGGCCATTGTTCCCAAGGAGGAAGTGTTGAAGGCCGGGGGCAATTTAAGCAGTAATCCCGTCGGAACCGGTCCCTTTAAGTTTAAGGAATGGATACCCGGCAGCAAAATCGAACTTGACAGGTTCAACGACTATTACGAGCAGAAGGTCTCCCTGAGGGGGATCATCTACCATATAAACATTCCCGAGGACCAGCGGAGCCAAAAGCTGGAGCGTCGGGAGATAGACCAGCTGGAGGTCAGGGGCAAGGAGAGGGAGGCGATCTGCTCCCTGGGAAGCTGCCTGGTGGAAAAACTTCCGGCCCTGAACATCCAGTATGTCTGCATCAACGTCAGCATGGCCACGCCCTTCGTGGACAAGCGGGTGAGACAGGCGCTGAACTATGCAATAAACAAGAACAACCTGATCGATGCCAGCAGCCTGCGGGCCGAGGCCACGGTGGCCCGGGGGGTTTTCCCGCCGGGGCTGGCGGCCTACAACCCCGACCTGAAGGGATATGACTACAGCCCGGAAAAGGCCAAGTCCCTGCTGGCCCAGGCCGGCTACCCCAGCGGCCTGCCGGGAGAGTATCTGATGGATATCCGGGACAACCGGGAGCAGATGGAGAGGGCCGAGATAATGATCAATGATTGCCGCAAGGCGGGCATAATGCTGAGGGCCAATCCCCTGCCCTGGAAGGAGCTGTTGGAGAGATCCTACGAAGGGCAGGCGGCCCTTTCGGTCCGGGGCTGGTCCTCCGATAACGGGGATCCCGACAACTTCCTCTATCCGCTGTTCCACTCCAAGAACTGGGGCCGGCCGGGGAACACCTCGTTCTATAAATCCTTAAAAGTCGACGAGATGCTGATCCGGGCCCTGGCGATACGGAGCCCGGTGGAGCGCCTGAATTTCTACCGGGAGATAGAGCAGCTGGTGGTGGAGGATGCCCCCTGGGTCTTCCTCTATCACTCCATGAAATATACCGCCACCAATCCTTACGTCCACGGCTGCCGGATCCGCCCCATGGGGGCGGCCCGGCTGAAGGACTGCTGGATGGAGACGGAATGA
- a CDS encoding N-acetylmuramoyl-L-alanine amidase: MKRTIFISLLLAISGMNALLGQSNITVIDAKGGTTVVGTLSFEHEEYLSLADLMGPWSGQAAWSDIEGRAEVKLPGHTLRLSAENTFFLLDGKSYNLYHPVRLYESGLWVPLEMFTRFLIPIWGKGVGWDPQGRKLSLGMLDPREVSIPQARPRLPQEARVIEKVVIDAGHGGKDPGAVGPNRLLEKDVNLDIAFRLKTILEDKYRVKVVMTRDDDVFIPLGDRTAIANREAADIFISIHCNAAPKKKRNRSTTRGVETYFLSLAKTDDARATAAMENSAIQFEQPDKKNANFDDIQLILWDVMQNEFLKESSDLAEWIQEALSAGLAVPNRGVNQAGFYVLNGAYMPSVLVETAFISHPEEERLLKKTTFRQSVAEGIAQGLREFAKRYKCKFGRAEPN; encoded by the coding sequence TTGAAAAGAACAATCTTTATATCGCTATTGCTGGCAATATCGGGAATGAACGCCCTGCTGGGGCAGTCAAACATAACGGTGATTGACGCCAAGGGCGGAACCACGGTGGTTGGCACCCTGTCATTCGAACATGAAGAATACCTGTCCCTGGCTGACCTGATGGGCCCCTGGTCCGGTCAGGCTGCCTGGTCGGATATTGAGGGCCGGGCCGAGGTAAAACTGCCGGGCCATACCTTGAGGCTTTCGGCGGAGAACACCTTCTTTTTGCTGGACGGCAAATCTTACAATCTCTACCACCCGGTAAGGCTGTATGAATCCGGGCTGTGGGTGCCCCTGGAGATGTTCACCCGCTTTCTGATCCCCATCTGGGGCAAGGGGGTGGGCTGGGATCCCCAGGGCCGCAAATTGAGCCTGGGAATGCTGGATCCCCGCGAGGTCAGCATCCCGCAGGCCAGGCCGCGGCTGCCCCAGGAGGCCAGGGTGATCGAGAAAGTGGTGATCGACGCCGGACACGGCGGAAAGGACCCGGGAGCGGTGGGCCCCAACCGCCTGCTGGAGAAGGATGTCAACCTGGACATAGCCTTCCGGCTGAAGACCATCCTGGAGGACAAGTACCGGGTCAAGGTGGTGATGACCCGGGATGATGATGTCTTCATCCCGTTGGGCGACCGCACCGCCATTGCCAACCGGGAGGCGGCCGACATATTCATCAGTATCCACTGCAATGCCGCTCCCAAGAAGAAACGCAACCGGAGCACCACCCGGGGGGTGGAGACCTATTTCCTGTCGCTGGCCAAGACCGACGATGCCCGGGCCACCGCCGCCATGGAGAACTCCGCCATCCAGTTCGAGCAGCCGGACAAGAAGAACGCCAATTTCGATGACATCCAGCTGATACTGTGGGACGTGATGCAGAACGAATTCCTGAAAGAATCCAGCGACCTGGCGGAGTGGATCCAGGAGGCGCTGTCGGCCGGACTGGCGGTCCCCAACCGGGGGGTCAACCAGGCCGGGTTCTATGTGCTCAACGGAGCCTATATGCCGTCGGTGCTAGTGGAGACAGCCTTCATCTCGCATCCCGAGGAGGAGAGGCTGCTGAAGAAGACCACTTTCCGGCAGAGCGTGGCCGAAGGGATCGCCCAGGGCCTGAGGGAATTCGCCAAGCGTTATAAATGCAAGTTCGGCAGGGCAGAGCCGAATTAA
- a CDS encoding GNAT family N-acetyltransferase, whose translation MIFDKITNQDLDSLGPLQPEGWGDIVPSFKFYLESPFCFPVKTSVNEKIAGIGAAIILEGTAWLAHIIVSSENRKQGIGSEITSHLLDLTREQGCKTASLIATELGRPVYQKIGFADQEEYVFYERETPLADRKIPENISGFQEEHRARILELDRILSGEGRSRLLEKHLQNSYLHLSSGGMDGYYLPGLGEGLIMAENHRAGIELVKLKLSRSIKNVLPAGNRPGMVFMQENGFRETKRATRMVRGQRFPWQPDKMFGRIAGNLG comes from the coding sequence ATGATATTCGATAAAATAACAAACCAAGACCTCGACAGTCTCGGCCCCTTGCAGCCCGAGGGCTGGGGTGATATCGTCCCCAGCTTCAAATTCTATCTGGAATCGCCGTTCTGTTTCCCGGTAAAAACGTCTGTCAACGAAAAGATCGCCGGTATCGGGGCGGCCATCATCCTGGAGGGCACGGCCTGGCTGGCCCACATCATCGTCAGCTCCGAAAACCGAAAACAGGGCATTGGCAGCGAAATAACCAGCCATTTGCTGGACCTTACCCGGGAACAGGGATGCAAAACCGCTTCCCTTATTGCCACCGAACTGGGCCGCCCAGTCTACCAAAAGATTGGCTTTGCCGACCAGGAAGAATATGTCTTTTACGAAAGGGAAACCCCTTTGGCCGACCGGAAGATCCCGGAAAACATCTCCGGTTTCCAGGAGGAGCACCGGGCCCGTATTTTGGAGCTGGACCGGATCCTGTCGGGCGAAGGGCGAAGCCGTCTGCTGGAAAAACACCTTCAGAATTCATACCTCCACCTATCCAGCGGAGGGATGGATGGCTATTATCTCCCCGGCCTGGGCGAGGGCCTGATCATGGCGGAGAACCACCGGGCCGGAATTGAACTGGTGAAGCTGAAATTATCGCGCTCCATCAAAAATGTGCTGCCCGCCGGAAACCGGCCGGGGATGGTCTTTATGCAGGAAAACGGTTTCAGGGAAACCAAGCGGGCCACCAGGATGGTCCGGGGCCAAAGGTTTCCCTGGCAGCCGGACAAAATGTTCGGCCGGATCGCGGGGAACCTGGGATGA